A region of the Spirochaetaceae bacterium genome:
TGGTGTCCCCGCTGGCGATCCGCTGGGCCAGGTAGCCCCGGAAGCGATTGATCACGGTCTGCGCGTTGGCCTTCAGGATCTCGATCAGGACCTGCCGCTCACTCCCGTCGTGGGTCTGAACCCGAGCCGCGAAGGTCATGCGCAGCAGCGTCAGCGGCAGGTCGTGCTCCGGGTCTTCGGGGGTACGGCGCAGGGCGGTCCCCTTCGGGCTGACGGTGAGCGACTGCACCGCCAGGCCGGTGATCCTGCCGATCAGCAGACGGGCGACGCGCTGGTCCTGCATCAGGTACGTGAACACCACGTCGTAGATCGGGTTGGCGACGTCCACGCTCCGCATTGAACCTGCGGCCCGCGCGCTGCGTCAATTGCCTTGCCCGTGTTGCGGATGAGCGGTGCGGCGCCGGGGGGCGGCGCCGCACCGCTCACTACAGTCGGGCTCGGCCCTTCCTCCGTCAGCGGCGGCCCACCTCCCTCCCGATCAGAAGGCTGCCAGCCGCCTCGGCATTCTCATCCTGATTGTCGCTGCGTTCTCATCTTGGTTGTCGCTCGCCAGTCCCGTGTGATCAGAGCGGCAACGAGGATTCCGGTGTCGAGCACAACACGCACCCCTCACGCTCGCTCGAGAGCCTCCTCGACGGCCTGCATGACAGCATCGGTATGTCCCGCGTTTCGCTCTTTGACTTCTGCGACGGTCAGATCGAACAGCTTTTCTCTCACGGCGTCCTCAACAAACTGCGAGAGATGCCCCTTCTTCAGTCCCCGACTCGCAAGGAAGGTACGCAGGGCGCGGTCAGTTGCTTCGGAGACCACCAGCGACCATCGAGTTGTACTCATACATCCATCATAAGCGTATGTGTGCTGACACGCCTATCACCACTGACGATCTCATCTGCCGTGTCCGAAGGCCCCTTGTTCGCGACCGACCGTGTCTGCCCACGAACGGACGACGCGTCAGTCGTGTGATGAGTTACCAGTACACTCCGCCGACTGGGTCTGCGGTGCCCGATGATGCGCAGACTGGTGGAGGTCACGCTGCATCAGACGTGATACCGCGGGGGGTGCCGGTCGGCGCTGTTGGCAGGGTGGCCGCGCTCGCAAGAGAGTGCACCGTTAGGGGTTCGGCGAATGCAGATGATGCGCCCCGACGACCGCCAGCGCGGTGGCCGGTGATGTTCGGTGGCGTCCGAGTCGTTGACAGGCGCGCCGCGCCTATGCTAGCGTGCCTCGCCTGGGGCGACGGATGCCGATGAAGCGCCATGATGACAGGCAGCGCAGTGACGGGTTGCCGGTGACCTTCGCTCACCCCGGTGACCCCCACGAGTCGTTGACGGCGCGCCGCAATGGTGCCGGATCCCCGCCTGCGTTGGCGGCCACTCAGACTCACTGCTGCTCCGACCACCGCCACGCGTGGCGTTGTAACGCAGATCCCGACGTAGATCTAGCGAAGAAGGAGGTTCGAATGATACTCAAAGAACCGCACGCGCGCTCGGCGTGGGCCGGGGTGCACCCGGATGAGTCACACGCCGCGCGCTTAGTGAATCTGACTCAGACTGGCCGTCCGCGTTGCGTGCCCGAGAGTAGCCAGGGAGCGGTAATCCGCTACGCAATACTCTCAAAAATCACTTCGAATGGAGAAACAATGAAGATGTCAATTACAAAGACCTTCGCGGTTGCGCTGGTCCTGGTTTTGACCGCATCCGGCCTCTGGGCCACTGGCGCGGAGGAGGAGCCGGGAGCCGCCGCCGAGAAGCGGTATGTGACCGACCCCACCACCGGCGAGGTGGTGTTGGCACCGCGGTACGGCGGGACAATCACCACCAGCCAGCCCTGGACGTCTGGTACTGAATGGTCTACTGACACCTATTTCAACTGGGGGAACAACGTCATCTCAGGCGTTGTGGAGAAGCTCGGCATCGGGGACTGGGGGATAGATAGGGACGTATTTGACTTCAAAAGCCAATTCCTCCCTGAAGAATTCATAATAGGGAGGCTGGCGGAAAGCTGGGATATTTCCGCGGACGGGCGCACCTATACCTTCCACATCCGCCCGGGCGTTCACTGGCATAACAAGGCACCGATGAACGGTCGGGAGCTAACTGCCGCTGATGTCGCTTACAACTACAACCGGGTGTTGGGTCTGGGCGAGTTCAGCGAGGCCGGACCGACCGAAATGCCTTTCCCAGCCAAAACCGTCCCATGGGAATCGATAACGGCCACCGACGATGCGACGGTCGTGATAAAGCTGAAGGAGCCGTGGCTCCCTGCGCTGACGAGTATGCTCGTCGATCCCGCTTTTTTCATATTGCCCCCCGAGGTAATCGAGCAACACGGCGACGTCAAGGACTGGAGGAACCTGGTCGGCACCGGGCCCTTTATGATGGTTGACCGAGTCGCGGGCACCTCTATCACCTGGGTCAAGAACCCTGACTACTGGGGCCATGACGAAAAATTCCCAAAAAACCGCTTGCCCTACGTTGACGAGTTAAAGGTTTTGGTCATTCCAGAGTTAGCATCAATTTTTGCAGCACTACGCGCCGGCAAGCTTGATTACCAGCGGCAGGAAACTGACTTGGACGCGGTACTGAGCCTACAGCGGACCAACCCGGAAATCAAGACGTACTTTTTCTACTTTCGGTCGAATGATTCTTTTGAACTTGACATTCGTAAGCCGCCCTTTGACGACATCAACGTGCGCCACGCAATGCAGTTGGCACTCGACAA
Encoded here:
- a CDS encoding ABC transporter substrate-binding protein, which translates into the protein MKMSITKTFAVALVLVLTASGLWATGAEEEPGAAAEKRYVTDPTTGEVVLAPRYGGTITTSQPWTSGTEWSTDTYFNWGNNVISGVVEKLGIGDWGIDRDVFDFKSQFLPEEFIIGRLAESWDISADGRTYTFHIRPGVHWHNKAPMNGRELTAADVAYNYNRVLGLGEFSEAGPTEMPFPAKTVPWESITATDDATVVIKLKEPWLPALTSMLVDPAFFILPPEVIEQHGDVKDWRNLVGTGPFMMVDRVAGTSITWVKNPDYWGHDEKFPKNRLPYVDELKVLVIPELASIFAALRAGKLDYQRQETDLDAVLSLQRTNPEIKTYFFYFRSNDSFELDIRKPPFDDINVRHAMQLALDNETSAATLWSGRADPTPFGLIGNKGYYIPFEEWPAEVKQWYRYDPEAAEKLLDEAGYPRDADGIRFKTILNYGPFGASLDHAQIAAAYWAEIGVEVEVDNLAWSAFNERVASGEFEGITSAIAGARFDPKDMVDWLRTDHPTLNKSGHQFHELDAMVDAALAAKTIEEQKRLIAEADMYAVEKHYRIWGPRGPQFYFAQPWLIGYNGEMDSGAFGGGEFYVQYARFWLDHELKEAMGN